The nucleotide sequence TTTGTCAACCACTGACCGAGATGTGGAAGATAAACACACTTATGTACTACTGAATGATGCGAACGGTCGTTTTGTAATTGACGGAAACCAGTTACAAGTTGCGAATGGAGCATCACTAGACTTTGAAAAAGAGGCTAGCCACAGCATCAGTGTGCAAGTAACAGATAATGCAGGCAATACTTTTGAAAAAGGTTTTTCAATTGCAATTAATAACACCAATGAAACGCCGAATGTTGCTTATCCGTTAAGCGATTTAACCGCCATTCAAGACACTTTCTTTAGCGTGATATTGAATGAAAATGCTTTTAACGATCCAGATGGAGATTCTTTAACTTATACAGCAAAACTTGCTGACGGGAGTCCTCTGCCTTCTTGGTTGAGTTTCGATCCGGCAACGCGAACCTTTTCTGGTACTCCAACCAATAGCGATGTTGGCCAGCTTTCTATTCAGGTGACAGCGGATGACGGCAATGGTGGCACTGTCAATAATACATTTGATCTAGAAGTTGCCAATGTTAACGATGTGCCGGCTTTTACTTCCACAGCGGTAACAAACGCCGAAGAAGATAGTACCTACATCTACAACATCAGTACCACAGATCCAGATACCGGCGATTCCCTAACAATCGACGCAACTACACTTCCCTCATGGCTGATTCTCACAGATAATGGAGATGGAACGGCTACATTAACCGGCACGCCAACCAATAGCGAAATCGGCAATCATAATGTTGTCTTACGCGTCAATGATGGCACAGTTGATGTTGAGCAAAACTTTACCATTACCGTTGCCAATGTTAATGATGTGCCGGTTTTTACTTCCACAGCAATAACAGCAGGAACCCAAGACGTTGCTTACAGCTACAATATCAGCACAACTGATGAAGATGGCAATCCTTTAACCATCAACGCAACAACACTTCCTTCATGGCTGACTCTCACAGATAACGGAGATGGAACCGCCACATTAACCGGCATCCCAACAAATTCAGAAGTCGGTGATCATAATGTTGTCTTGCGTGTTAATGATGGCACAGTGGATGTTGAGCAAAACTTTACCATTACTGTCGCTAATGTTAATGATGTGCCGGCTTTTACATCAACACCTGTTACAAATGTAGATGAAGATAGCGCCTATAGCTACAATATCAGCACTACAGATCCAGACCCCAGCGACTCCCTAACAATCGACGCAACCAATTTGCCATCATGGCTGATTCTCACAGATAATGGAGATGGAACGGCTACATTAACCGGCACGCCAACAAATAGCGAAGTTGGTAATCATAATATTGTTTTACGGATTAATGATGGTACGGTTGATGTCGAGCAAAACTTTACCATTGCTGTCGCCAATGTTAACGATGCGCCGATTCTGATTGAAACGCCCGTCTCTTTGACTAATATTGACGAAGATTCTGCGATAAATATCAGTGATGCTGTCAATATTCCCGCGATTACTAGCTTAATTTCTGATGCAGACACCGGCACAGTTAAAGGAATTGCCATCACTGCGGTTGATAACACCAATGGCAGATGGCAATACACCACCGATGGCAGCATTTGGAATGATTTGTCTCCCACAACCGGCACTGTCGTAGATATCAGCACAGCGGCGCGATTGTTGTCTGTTGAGGTGGCGACAAACCGCATCCGATTTATTCCGGATGCCAACTATTATGGCAGTCCTGGCAATCTGACGTTTAAGGCATGGGACACGACCATTGGAACCAATGGTGGCACAGCAGATACCACTGTTGCCGGTGGCAGTACGGCATTTAGCAGTAACACCACGACGGCAACCCTAACCGTTAATCCTATTAACGATGCACCTAGTTTCACTTTGCTGGCAGATCCCAACCAGGCGATCGCAGCAGGATCAAGATCGCAGATAGTTGCCGGCTTTGCTAGTGGGTTTAATCCAGGCAATGCTTACGAGTCAACTCAGACTGTCAGCAGTTATATCATCAGCAACGATAATAACGCGCTGTTCGCCGTGCAACCGGCTATCGATCCAGCAACCGGCAACCTCACATACACAGCGGTGGATAGCATTTCCACTCCCACCACAGCAACGGTTACTGTGCAAGTCAGGGATAACGGCGGGACTGCCGGCGGTGGCGTCGATACCTCAACCCCTCAAATTTTTACCATCACTGTCAACCCGATCACGGTTAGGATTACCGCAATTGATGCGAATGCCGCAGAAACCGGCAGCGACACCGGCACTTTCCGCATTTCTCGCGGGACAAGCACCGCCGGCAATTTAACTGTCAATTTTACCGTTGGGGGAACCAGTAGCGTTTCTGCCGATGACTACACCCTCAGTGTTGCCGGGATTGCAGTTGCCGGCACCTCCATTGTTATTCCCGACGGAGAGACATTTGTCGATGTCACCCTGACGGCAAATGATGACATCCACGCAGAGGCAAATGAGACGTTGCAACTCAATCTAGCAGCGGGAAATTACGCGATTGGCACTCCTAGCGCCGGTGTCACCATTGCCGCGAATGACACCGTGGTGATTAACACCAATGACAGCGGGGAGGGTTCCTTGCGGCAAGCGCTGATTAATGCCAATAACTTTGCCGGCATCGATACGATTAGTTTCAACAACGTGTCGGGAACCATTACCCTCGCCTCTGCACTTCCACAAATTACTGAAAGTGTCAATATTCAGGGTGCCGGCGCGAATACTCTAACCGTTAGCGGTAACAATGCTGTGCGCGTGTTTGATATCACCACCGGCATCACGGCAAATATTGACGCCTTGCGGATTGCCGGAGGGAATGCCGGTGCGAACAACGGCGGTGGCATCAATAATGCCGGCACGCTGAATCTAACCCACAGCACCCTTTCTGGCAACGTAGCAAGCAACGGCGGTGGCATCAATAACACCGGCACGCTGAATCTCATCAACAGCACCCTTTCTGGTAACGCCGCAAATGCCGGTTTCGGCGGTGGCGTGTTAAACACCGGCACACTGAATGTCATTAACAGCACCGTTTCTGGCAACAGAGCAAGCACCGGCGGCGCATTTTACAACAACAGCACAGCCACACTCACTCTAGCCAGCAGTACCATTTCTGCCAATACAAGCGGCACCGGCACCGGCGGGATCTTTAACAACACAGGCGGGACGGTGACGGCAAAAAATACCATCATCACCGGCAACACTTCTACTACAGGCAACCCTAACTTTACCGGCATCCTCACCTCTGAGGGTTATAACCTGATCGGCAACTTAAACGGCACGATTATAATCGGCAACACCACAGGCAATATCACGGGTATTGCTGCCAATATCAACCCCCTCGCAAATAACGGTGGCCCAACCCAAACTCGCGCATTGCGTTCCGACAGCCGCGCCATTAATGCCGGTGATCCCGCAGCCTCCCCCCTAACAACCGACCAGCGCGGCAATCCCCGCGTCAGGGGGGGCAGAATTGATATCGGTGCTTACGAGTCAGATTTCGCGCCAGAAATCGCTGTACTGGATGGAACAACCGATATCCCAGATGAGACAACAACAGCAGTCAGCTTCCCCAACACAACACCTGGGACACCCGTCACCAAAACTTTCACCATTACGAACACCGGCACCTATTTATTAAGTCTCAGCGGACTGACACTGCCGGCAGGCTTTAATTTAATAGGCGAACTCCCGGCTAGCATTGCCGTTGGCGGTTCCGCAACCTTGCAAGTGCAACTGAATGCCACAACTGCCGGCACCTATAGCGGCAATTTGCAATTTTCTACGACTGACGACGATGAAAATCCCTTTAATTTCCCCATTACTGGTGTCGTCAACTCCCAGTTCGTAGCCAATCCCGACACACCTTTCACAGTGCCGGTTTTGTTAAGCAGTCGCCTAGATATTCCGGTAGCCACTTTACTTGCCAACGATACCAACACCAATGGTGGGCCTCTGACTATTGTTGAAGTCTTCAACGCCACCAATGGCACAGTTTCTCTTGATCCGGCTACTGAAATGATTACCTTCCGGGGAATTGATCCGGGTGCAGCAGCCTTTGACTATGCCGTGAGTGATGGCAACACCGGCACCGCCACAACAACCGTGAATCTAACGGTTACTAACCAAATAAACTTGAGTGGCATTGTATCCGGTACAGGGCTGCCGGTGGGAGCCAGTGGCTTTACCATTAACGGAATTAACAATGGTGACTCCGCCGGCTTTTCAGTGAGTGGGGCCGGCGATGTCAATGGCGATGGTTT is from Microcoleus sp. FACHB-68 and encodes:
- a CDS encoding putative Ig domain-containing protein yields the protein MQALDGSFGDDLLQGSLEKDILRGLAGKDTVLGIEADDYANGNEGDDYLNGNHGNDTVRGGQANDTVRGGADADWAYGDLGDDTVYGDKGNDTLLGGCGDFANAENDGNDLLLGITGDDYLNGNAGDDWVAGNEGQDTVHGGQGNDTLHGGFDDDVLSGDRGNDRLFGDLGADTITGGSGNDSFVIGKRNDVPGFLSTGGAQIRDADWILDFEDGVDSIELIGGLTFDDLNIFSGTGEYAGHTIIQESITGQYLAILKGIESRLIDRNDFLPLTPAPIPTDETPVPQPTPEPTPTPIPTPIPTPIPTPEPTPIPTPIPTPIPTPEPTPEATPIPTPIPTPEPTPEPTPIPTPIPTPIPTPEPTPIPTPIPTPIPTPEPTPTPIPTPEPTPTPIPTPEPTPTPTPEPTPTPTPTPVNLPPTDITLAGNSVNENSLSGTVIGTLSTTDRDVEDKHTYVLLNDANGRFVIDGNQLQVANGASLDFEKEASHSISVQVTDNAGNTFEKGFSIAINNTNETPNVAYPLSDLTAIQDTFFSVILNENAFNDPDGDSLTYTAKLADGSPLPSWLSFDPATRTFSGTPTNSDVGQLSIQVTADDGNGGTVNNTFDLEVANVNDVPAFTSTAVTNAEEDSTYIYNISTTDPDTGDSLTIDATTLPSWLILTDNGDGTATLTGTPTNSEIGNHNVVLRVNDGTVDVEQNFTITVANVNDVPVFTSTAITAGTQDVAYSYNISTTDEDGNPLTINATTLPSWLTLTDNGDGTATLTGIPTNSEVGDHNVVLRVNDGTVDVEQNFTITVANVNDVPAFTSTPVTNVDEDSAYSYNISTTDPDPSDSLTIDATNLPSWLILTDNGDGTATLTGTPTNSEVGNHNIVLRINDGTVDVEQNFTIAVANVNDAPILIETPVSLTNIDEDSAINISDAVNIPAITSLISDADTGTVKGIAITAVDNTNGRWQYTTDGSIWNDLSPTTGTVVDISTAARLLSVEVATNRIRFIPDANYYGSPGNLTFKAWDTTIGTNGGTADTTVAGGSTAFSSNTTTATLTVNPINDAPSFTLLADPNQAIAAGSRSQIVAGFASGFNPGNAYESTQTVSSYIISNDNNALFAVQPAIDPATGNLTYTAVDSISTPTTATVTVQVRDNGGTAGGGVDTSTPQIFTITVNPITVRITAIDANAAETGSDTGTFRISRGTSTAGNLTVNFTVGGTSSVSADDYTLSVAGIAVAGTSIVIPDGETFVDVTLTANDDIHAEANETLQLNLAAGNYAIGTPSAGVTIAANDTVVINTNDSGEGSLRQALINANNFAGIDTISFNNVSGTITLASALPQITESVNIQGAGANTLTVSGNNAVRVFDITTGITANIDALRIAGGNAGANNGGGINNAGTLNLTHSTLSGNVASNGGGINNTGTLNLINSTLSGNAANAGFGGGVLNTGTLNVINSTVSGNRASTGGAFYNNSTATLTLASSTISANTSGTGTGGIFNNTGGTVTAKNTIITGNTSTTGNPNFTGILTSEGYNLIGNLNGTIIIGNTTGNITGIAANINPLANNGGPTQTRALRSDSRAINAGDPAASPLTTDQRGNPRVRGGRIDIGAYESDFAPEIAVLDGTTDIPDETTTAVSFPNTTPGTPVTKTFTITNTGTYLLSLSGLTLPAGFNLIGELPASIAVGGSATLQVQLNATTAGTYSGNLQFSTTDDDENPFNFPITGVVNSQFVANPDTPFTVPVLLSSRLDIPVATLLANDTNTNGGPLTIVEVFNATNGTVSLDPATEMITFRGIDPGAAAFDYAVSDGNTGTATTTVNLTVTNQINLSGIVSGTGLPVGASGFTINGINNGDSAGFSVSGAGDVNGDGLADLIVGAPHTTAGVTRRGQSYLVFGKIDTQAVELNALGTGGFIINGINNGDTAGWSVSGAGDVNGDGLADLIVGAPYASASRGQSYVVFGKPDTQAVELSALGTGGFAINGINNSDGAGWSVSSAGDVNGDGLADLIVGAPGAPMGQSIPGQSYVVFGKADAQAVELNALGTGGFAINGINNFDLSGFSVSTAGDINGDGLADLIVGAPNAEDEGQSYVVFGKADNQTVDLSALGTGGFTINGINNGDRAGWSVSGAGDVNGDGFADLIVGADLAESPDPGLMEGQAYVVLGKADNQTVNLNNLGTSGFAISGFFPERFGFSVSGAGDVNGDGLADLIIGAPGSDLGTNRLGESYVVFGKADAQDVNLSSTEGGGFAIHGIDNGDFNINGDRSGFSVSGAGDVNGDGFADLIVGAPDVGGTEPGQSYVILGGDFTGAVTQQGTTGDDLLTGTANREALVGGQGNDILSDGNFTDILLYGGAGNDRLRISNANFRRLDGGLGVDTLELNGAGINLDLAAGAADNTKINAIERIDLTGSGNNTLILNHASLLNLVSETRASGGYNRLTVVGDAGDAVSANLSGFGFTQMIGATDTTYTKGNLQLVVQNDVTQLGIVF